A genomic stretch from Setaria viridis chromosome 1, Setaria_viridis_v4.0, whole genome shotgun sequence includes:
- the LOC117841627 gene encoding signal peptide peptidase-like 4: MARSSPAVLLLLAALAGVAAAGDIVHQDDEAPKIPGCNNDFVLVKVQTWVNKREKDEFVGVGARFGPKIESKEKHANRTRLLLADPSDCCTPPKEKVAGDILLVERGNCKFTTKAKVAESAGASAIIIINDKHELYKMVCERNETDLDIGIPAVLLPKDAGTKLQSLLSSGEVLVQLYSPDRPLVDTAEVFLWLMAVGTILCASYWSAWSAREADIEQEKLLKDGHEIPPNLEAGGSSGTVDINMASAILFVVIASCFLITLYRLMSHWFLELLVVIFCIGGVEGLQTCLVALLSMSRRFKPAAESFVKVPFFGAVSYLTLAVCPFCIVFAVLWGVYRRWRYAWIGQDILGITLIVTVIQIVRIPNLKVGSALLSCAFLYDIFWVFISKMLFHESVMIVVARGDKTDEDGVPMLLKIPRMFDPWGGYSIIGFGDILLPGLLIAFALRYDWAAKKTLQSGYFLWSMVAYGSGLLITYVALNLMDGHGQPALLYIVPFTIGTFLALGLKRGELRNLWTRGQPERACTHTHPSPKDSADPVSSS, from the exons aTGGCCCGCAGCTCGCCGGCGGTTCTGCTCCTGCTGGCGGCGCTcgcgggcgtcgccgccgccggggacatCGTCCAccaggacgacgaggccccaaaGATCCCCGGCTGCAACAACGATTTCGTGCTG GTAAAAGTGCAGACCTGGGTCAacaagagagagaaagatgaaTTTGTTGGTGTTGGTGCTCGGTTTGGCCCCAAGATAGAGTCAAAGGAAAAGCATGCCAACCGAACAAGACTATTGTTAGCAGATCCTTCTGATTGCTGCACCCCTCCCAAAGAGAAG GTTGCTGGAGATATTTTATTAGTGGAGAGGGGGAACTGTAAGTTCACTACAAAGGCTAAGGTTGCTGAATCTGCTGGTGCTTCTGCCATTATAATCATCAACGATAAGCATG AGTTATACAAGATGGTATGTGAGCGCAATGAAACAGATCTAGATATCGGTATACCTGCGGTTCTTCTGCCAAAAGATGCAGGCACTAAATTACAAAGTCTCCTCTCGAGTGGTGaag TCTTAGTGCAGCTGTACTCTCCAGATCGTCCCCTGGTTGATACTGCAGAAGTGTTTCTATGGCTTATGGCAGTTGGTACCATTCTTTGTGCATCATATTGGTCAGCATGGAGTGCCCGAGAAGCAGATATTGAACAAGAGAAGCTTCTGAAG GATGGCCATGAAATTCCACCAAACCTTGAGGCTGGAGGTTCTAGTGGTACGGTAGATATCAACATGGCATCGGCAATACTGTTTGTTGTGATCGCATCATGCTTCTTGATAACGCTCTACAGGCTGATGTCTCATTGGTTTTTGGAGCTTCTGGTGGTTATCTTCTGCATCGGTGGTGTAGAG GGTCTGCAAACATGCTTGGTGGCCTTACTGTCAATGTCAAG GCGGTTTAAACCTGCTGCAGAATCCTTTGTGAAAGTGCCATTTTTCGGAGCTGTTTCATATCTTACACTGGCAGTTTGTCCATTTTGCATTGTATTTGCTGTTCTGTGGGGTGTCTATCGCCGTTGGCGCTATGCTTGGATTGGGCAAGATATTCTT GGTATTACTTTGATTGTTACAGTCATCCAAATTGTTAGAATACCTAACCTCAAG GTGGGTTCTGCCCTCCTGAGTTGTGCCTTCTTATATGACATCTTCTGGGTTTTTATCTCCAAGATGTTGTTCCATGAAAGTGTGATGATTGTG GTTGCACGTGGTGATAAGACTGACGAAGATGGTGTACCCATGCTGTTAAAGATTCCACGGATGTTTGATCCATGGGGTGGATACAGTATCATAGGCTTTGGCGATATCCTTCTTCCTGGGCTGTTGATTGCTTTTGCATTAAG GTATGATTGGGCTGCCAAGAAGACCTTGCAATCCGGCTACTTTTTGTGGTCAATGGTGGCATATGGTTCTG GTCTCCTAATTACATATGTTGCCTTGAACCTTATGGATGGCCATGGCCAGCCAGCTCTTCTTTATATTGTGCCTTTCACGATCG GTACCTTCTTGGCGCTGGGCCTGAAGAGAGGTGAACTCAGAAACCTGTGGACAAGAGGACAGCCAGAGAGGGCGTGTACGCATACACATCCATCCCCGAAGGACTCGGCTGATCCAGTAAGCTCGTCGTGA
- the LOC117841628 gene encoding aquaporin PIP1-5, which yields MEGKEEDVRLGANRYSERQPIGTAAQGSDDKDYKEPPPAPLFEAEELTSWSFYRAGIAEFVATFLFLYISILTVMGVSKSPSKCATVGIQGIAWSFGGMIFALVYCTAGISGGHINPAVTFGLFLARKLSLTRALFYMVMQCLGAICGAGVVKGFQQSLYMGNGGGANAVNPGYTKGDGLGAEIVGTFVLVYTVFSATDAKRSARDSHVPILAPLPIGFAVFLVHLATIPITGTGINPARSLGAAIVYNRSQAWNDHWIFWVGPFIGAALAAIYHVVIIRAIPFKSRD from the exons ATGGAGGGCAAGGAGGAGGATGTTCGTCTTGGCGCCAACCGCTACTCAGAGCGGCAGCCGATCGGCACGGCGGCGCAGGGCAGCGACGACAAGGACTACAAGGAGCCTCCCCCGGCGCCGCTGTTCGAGGCGGAGGAGCTGACGTCGTGGTCCTTCTACCGCGCGGGCATCGCCGAGTTCGTGGCCACCTTCCTGTTCCTCTACATCAGCATCCTGACGGTGATGGGCGTGAGCAAGTCGCCCAGCAAGTGCGCCACCGTGGGCATCCAGGGCATCGCCTGGTCCTTCGGCGGCATGATCTTCGCCCTCGTCTACTGCACGGCGGGCATCTCCGGCGGCCACATCAACCCGGCGGTCACCTTCGGGCTCTTCCTGGCGCGCAAGCTCTCGCTCACCCGCGCGCTCTTCTACATGGTGATGCAGTGCCTGGGCGCCAtctgcggcgccggcgtcgtcaAGGGCTTCCAGCAGAGCCTGTACAtgggcaacggcggcggcgccaacgcCGTGAACCCGGGCTACACCAAGGGCGACGGCCTCGGCGCCGAGATCGTCGGCACCTTCGTCCTCGTCTACACCGTCTTCTCCGCCACCGACGCCAAGCGCAGCGCGCGCGACTCGCACGTCCCCATCCTCGCGCCGCTCCCCATCGGATTCGCCGTCTTCCTCGTGCACCTCGCCACCATCCCCATCACCGGCACCGGCATCAACCCAGCGCGAAGCCTCGGAGCAGCCATCGTCTACAACAGGTCCCAAGCATGGAACGACCAC TGGATCTTCTGGGTTGGCCCCTTCATCGGCGCTGCTCTTGCCGCCATCTACCATGTGGTGATCATCAGGGCCATCCCCTTCAAGAGCCGCGACTAG
- the LOC117841629 gene encoding uncharacterized protein isoform X2 gives MDEYHHRMGAAADFRRDLEDLVCDHLGGCFSPAPSSSSSCSAAGGGGAGHEPDEAESSAARRRRRESRLLSRWVARQAEEVLSSMEREVERRNREAELLALARLHPVSTLDPSSFLLSSPATPPPRPQPTAPPSLLQMWRELEHRRADADQPFDREPSPDTADRDRVRQIARRLTDPADGATAAAATGEWLGETERQRVRLVREWVQMASQPRDSRAASRRDEPPRLRGRQARLDVITRMARERQRELQGISGYHAVSEFPRRSRNRIQGLLRGRFLRNGALLVEEERPPSVAARELGQLRQSHRTPTLRSESVVSSQDVSQSDASVPESGRLLGNDESQRGAEARAFTDSEDSAQTVLENVDLQEADADRAEVHSPSIPLDGTAVMQESLTQGDNMRQDETEDDTVFWQSSLDSRLDRWPSEIEEGADRNWGDNAEDLHSETVEDDDREHDHLQEEPDDWHDDESHGTVENWQDDYQDSALDTGPIPRTENRFIPPDDDNVYSMELRELLSRRSVSNLLSNGFGESLERLIRSYVQRSGHGPLNWNLDAAMPPSNPPNENQEQERNTETRQFQAPVNRPALVIPPPPLPPRQPLWHRELRHNNWSSRHREWDAINDLRSDMGRLQQGMSNMQRMLEACMDMQLELQRSVRQEVSAALNRFAGAEGSSMDLTDDGSKWNQVRKGTCCVCCDTQIDSLLYRCGHMCTCSKCANELVRSGGKCPLCRAPIVEVVRAYSVM, from the exons ATGGACGAGTACCACCACCgcatgggcgccgccgccgacttccGCCGCGACCTCGAGGACCTCGTCTGCGACCACCTCGGCGGCTGCTTTTCGCCGGccccttcatcctcctcctcctgctccgccgccgggggagggggcgccggCCATGAGCCCGACGAGGCCGAGTCCTCCGCcgcgcgcaggcgcaggcggGAGTCGCGCCTCCTCAGCCGCTGGGTCGCGCGCCAAGCCGAGGAGGTGCTCTCCTCCATGGAGCGCGAGGTCGAGCGCCGCAACCGCGAGGCCGAGCTCCTCGCCCTCGCGCGCCTCCACCCCGTCTCCAccctcgacccctcctccttcctcctctcctcgcccgccacgccgccgccgcgcccgcagcccaccgcgccgccctcgcTCCTCCAGATGTGGCGCGAGCTCGAGCACcgccgcgccgacgccgaccaGCCCTTCGACCGCGAGCCCTCCCCGGACACCGCCGACCGCGACCGCGTCCGCCAGATCGCGCGCCGCCTCACCGACCccgccgacggcgccaccgccgcggccgccaccggGGAGTGGCTTGGCGAGACCGAGAGGCAGAGGGTCAGGCTCGTTAGAGAGTGGGTGCAGATGGCCAGCCAGCCGCGGGACTCCCGCGCAGCCTCGCGCCGGGATGAGCCTCCTCGCCTTCGTGGCCGCCAGGCGCGCTTGGATGTCATCACCCGGATGGCCAGGGAGCGCCAGCGCGAGCTGCAGGGGATATCAGGGTACCATGCCGTGTCCGAGTTCCCTCGCCGCAGCCGCAACCGCATCCAG GGATTGCTTAGAGGGAGGTTCTTGAGGAATGGGGCGCTTCTGGTTGAAGAGGAGCGACCACCGTCTGTGGCAGCGAGGGAGCTCGGGCAGTTGAGGCAGAGCCATCGCACGCCAACCTTGAG ATCAGAGAGTGTTGTAAGTAGTCAAGATGTTAGCCAGTCTGATGCTTCTGTGCCTGAAAGTGGTAGATTACTAGGTAACGATGAATCTCAACGAGGGGCTGAGGCCAGGGCTTTTACTGATAGTGAGGATTCAGCCCAAACTGTGCTGGAGAATGTGGATTTACAAGAGGCGGATGCAGATCGTGCTGAGGTACACTCACCAAGTATACCATTGGATGGCACGGCTGTGATGCAAGAGTCTCTTACTCAAGGTGATAATATGAGGCAAGATGAGACAGAAGATGACACGGTATTCTGGCAGTCATCTTTGGATAGCAGGCTGGATAGATGGCCCAGTGAGATTGAAGAGGGTGCTGACAGAAATTGGGGAGATAATGCAGAAGATTTGCACAGTGAAACTGTGGAGGATGACGATAGGGAGCATGATCATCTCCAAGAGGAGCCTGATGACTGGCACGACGACGAGTCTCATGGTACCGTGGAAAACTGGCAAGATGATTACCAAGATTCCGCACTTGATACAGGCCCCATACCTAGGACAGAAAATAGGTTTATCCCACCTGATGATGACAATGTGTATAGCATGGAACTTAGAGAATTACTTAGCAG GCGAAGTGTGTCCAATCTTCTGAGTAATGGCTTTGGTGAAAGTTTGGAGCGATTAATAAGGTCATATGTTCAACGGAGTGGTCATGGTCCCCTGAACTGGAATCTTGATGCGGCTATGCCCCCTTCTAATCCACCAAATGAAAATCAGGAACAAGAAAGGAACACTGAGACTCGGCAATTCCAGGCTCCTGTCAACAGACCAGCCCTTGTTATCCCTCCTCCACCTTTGCCACCGCGACAGCCATTATGGCACAGAGAACTGCGTCATAACAACTGGAGCAGCAGACACAGG GAATGGGATGCTATTAATGATTTGAGAAGTGACATGGGTAGACTTCAGCAAGGGATGAGCAACATGCAGAGGATGCTGGAGGCGTGCATGGACATGCAGCTGGAATTGCAACGTTCAGTGAGACAAGAAGTGTCAGCGGCCTTGAATCGATTTGCAGGAGCTGAAG GATCCTCGATGGATCTAACTGATGATGGATCGAAATGGAACCAAGTGAGAAAGGGTACCTGCTGCGTATGCTGCGATACGCAAATCGATTCTCTACTGTACAG GTGCGGGCACATGTGTACTTGCTCAAAATGTGCAAATGAGCTAGTTCGGAGCGGTGGCAAGTGCCCGCTTTGCCGGGCCCCGATCGTGGAGGTGGTCCGTGCATACTCGGTAATGTAA
- the LOC117841629 gene encoding uncharacterized protein isoform X1, whose amino-acid sequence MDEYHHRMGAAADFRRDLEDLVCDHLGGCFSPAPSSSSSCSAAGGGGAGHEPDEAESSAARRRRRESRLLSRWVARQAEEVLSSMEREVERRNREAELLALARLHPVSTLDPSSFLLSSPATPPPRPQPTAPPSLLQMWRELEHRRADADQPFDREPSPDTADRDRVRQIARRLTDPADGATAAAATGEWLGETERQRVRLVREWVQMASQPRDSRAASRRDEPPRLRGRQARLDVITRMARERQRELQGISGYHAVSEFPRRSRNRIQGLLRGRFLRNGALLVEEERPPSVAARELGQLRQSHRTPTLRSESVVSSQDVSQSDASVPESGRLLGNDESQRGAEARAFTDSEDSAQTVLENVDLQEADADRAEVHSPSIPLDGTAVMQESLTQGDNMRQDETEDDTVFWQSSLDSRLDRWPSEIEEGADRNWGDNAEDLHSETVEDDDREHDHLQEEPDDWHDDESHGTVENWQDDYQDSALDTGPIPRTENRFIPPDDDNVYSMELRELLSRRSVSNLLSNGFGESLERLIRSYVQRSGHGPLNWNLDAAMPPSNPPNENQEQERNTETRQFQAPVNRPALVIPPPPLPPRQPLWHRELRHNNWSSRHRVHHADPEWDAINDLRSDMGRLQQGMSNMQRMLEACMDMQLELQRSVRQEVSAALNRFAGAEGSSMDLTDDGSKWNQVRKGTCCVCCDTQIDSLLYRCGHMCTCSKCANELVRSGGKCPLCRAPIVEVVRAYSVM is encoded by the exons ATGGACGAGTACCACCACCgcatgggcgccgccgccgacttccGCCGCGACCTCGAGGACCTCGTCTGCGACCACCTCGGCGGCTGCTTTTCGCCGGccccttcatcctcctcctcctgctccgccgccgggggagggggcgccggCCATGAGCCCGACGAGGCCGAGTCCTCCGCcgcgcgcaggcgcaggcggGAGTCGCGCCTCCTCAGCCGCTGGGTCGCGCGCCAAGCCGAGGAGGTGCTCTCCTCCATGGAGCGCGAGGTCGAGCGCCGCAACCGCGAGGCCGAGCTCCTCGCCCTCGCGCGCCTCCACCCCGTCTCCAccctcgacccctcctccttcctcctctcctcgcccgccacgccgccgccgcgcccgcagcccaccgcgccgccctcgcTCCTCCAGATGTGGCGCGAGCTCGAGCACcgccgcgccgacgccgaccaGCCCTTCGACCGCGAGCCCTCCCCGGACACCGCCGACCGCGACCGCGTCCGCCAGATCGCGCGCCGCCTCACCGACCccgccgacggcgccaccgccgcggccgccaccggGGAGTGGCTTGGCGAGACCGAGAGGCAGAGGGTCAGGCTCGTTAGAGAGTGGGTGCAGATGGCCAGCCAGCCGCGGGACTCCCGCGCAGCCTCGCGCCGGGATGAGCCTCCTCGCCTTCGTGGCCGCCAGGCGCGCTTGGATGTCATCACCCGGATGGCCAGGGAGCGCCAGCGCGAGCTGCAGGGGATATCAGGGTACCATGCCGTGTCCGAGTTCCCTCGCCGCAGCCGCAACCGCATCCAG GGATTGCTTAGAGGGAGGTTCTTGAGGAATGGGGCGCTTCTGGTTGAAGAGGAGCGACCACCGTCTGTGGCAGCGAGGGAGCTCGGGCAGTTGAGGCAGAGCCATCGCACGCCAACCTTGAG ATCAGAGAGTGTTGTAAGTAGTCAAGATGTTAGCCAGTCTGATGCTTCTGTGCCTGAAAGTGGTAGATTACTAGGTAACGATGAATCTCAACGAGGGGCTGAGGCCAGGGCTTTTACTGATAGTGAGGATTCAGCCCAAACTGTGCTGGAGAATGTGGATTTACAAGAGGCGGATGCAGATCGTGCTGAGGTACACTCACCAAGTATACCATTGGATGGCACGGCTGTGATGCAAGAGTCTCTTACTCAAGGTGATAATATGAGGCAAGATGAGACAGAAGATGACACGGTATTCTGGCAGTCATCTTTGGATAGCAGGCTGGATAGATGGCCCAGTGAGATTGAAGAGGGTGCTGACAGAAATTGGGGAGATAATGCAGAAGATTTGCACAGTGAAACTGTGGAGGATGACGATAGGGAGCATGATCATCTCCAAGAGGAGCCTGATGACTGGCACGACGACGAGTCTCATGGTACCGTGGAAAACTGGCAAGATGATTACCAAGATTCCGCACTTGATACAGGCCCCATACCTAGGACAGAAAATAGGTTTATCCCACCTGATGATGACAATGTGTATAGCATGGAACTTAGAGAATTACTTAGCAG GCGAAGTGTGTCCAATCTTCTGAGTAATGGCTTTGGTGAAAGTTTGGAGCGATTAATAAGGTCATATGTTCAACGGAGTGGTCATGGTCCCCTGAACTGGAATCTTGATGCGGCTATGCCCCCTTCTAATCCACCAAATGAAAATCAGGAACAAGAAAGGAACACTGAGACTCGGCAATTCCAGGCTCCTGTCAACAGACCAGCCCTTGTTATCCCTCCTCCACCTTTGCCACCGCGACAGCCATTATGGCACAGAGAACTGCGTCATAACAACTGGAGCAGCAGACACAGGGTACATCATGCAGATCCC GAATGGGATGCTATTAATGATTTGAGAAGTGACATGGGTAGACTTCAGCAAGGGATGAGCAACATGCAGAGGATGCTGGAGGCGTGCATGGACATGCAGCTGGAATTGCAACGTTCAGTGAGACAAGAAGTGTCAGCGGCCTTGAATCGATTTGCAGGAGCTGAAG GATCCTCGATGGATCTAACTGATGATGGATCGAAATGGAACCAAGTGAGAAAGGGTACCTGCTGCGTATGCTGCGATACGCAAATCGATTCTCTACTGTACAG GTGCGGGCACATGTGTACTTGCTCAAAATGTGCAAATGAGCTAGTTCGGAGCGGTGGCAAGTGCCCGCTTTGCCGGGCCCCGATCGTGGAGGTGGTCCGTGCATACTCGGTAATGTAA